Proteins found in one Pecten maximus unplaced genomic scaffold, xPecMax1.1, whole genome shotgun sequence genomic segment:
- the LOC117321050 gene encoding uncharacterized protein LOC117321050: MTYFTFRRISNQQLFTVEQNKSFIEIKRFLAYLASVTFDRIDIVRGPFIVESKEDMTSQNEMAFIIHPKERLINGLWESRSPDMFEGCMADGTRVGMSCGHAATPENIYRFCLTTLKDSNATFRCKLCQTVWSLEEIIDKAGLSDDERIFFKHRIDEITSIIFLEGRQPVDKGATNDLLRNCGRVTMGYSNIPNVPNIRACPKCFQFIEHIEGCKTMTCSCGHVFCFRCLQAAVGGSLSCGSYSSGCPVAPVQQIA; this comes from the exons ATGACCTATTTCACTTTCCGAAGGATCTCAAACCAGCAGCTTTTTACAGTAGAACAG AATAAATCATTTATAGAAATCAAGCGTTTCCTTGCTTACCTGGCTTCAGTGACGTTCGACCGTATCGACATTGTGAGGGGTCCATTTATCGTGGAGAGCAAAGAGGATATGACGTCACAGAACGAGATGGCGTTTATTATTCATCCTAAAGAAAGACTCATAAATGGCCTCTGGGAAAGTCGGTCACCTGACATGTTCGAGGGTTGCATGGCAGACGGAACGCGTGTCGGGATGTCTTGTGGTCACGCCGCTA CACCAGAAAACATTTATCGTTTTTGTCTCACCACACTCAAAGACAGCAATGCGACATTTAGATGCAAACTATGCCAAACTGTGTGGTCACTTGAGGAAATCATCGACAAGGCTGGTTTGTCTGATGATGAAAGGATATTCTTCAAACATCGAATTGACGAGATCACAAGCATCATATTTTTGGAAGGAAGACAGCCTGTTGACAAAGGGGCAACAAATGACCTTTTACGAAACTGCGGAAGAGTAACCATGGGTTACAGTAATATTCCGAATGTTCCAAATATACGCGCATGCCCGAAGTGCTTTCAGTTTATAGAACACATAGAAGGTTGTAAAACTATGACATGTTCCTGTGGTCACGTGTTTTGTTTTAGGTGTCTCCAGGCGGCAGTTGGAGGTTCATTATCCTGTGGCTCGTATTCTTCCGGATGCCCCGTCGCTCCTGTTCAGCAGATTGCTTAA